Proteins found in one Hyla sarda isolate aHylSar1 chromosome 7, aHylSar1.hap1, whole genome shotgun sequence genomic segment:
- the GOT1 gene encoding aspartate aminotransferase, cytoplasmic: MASASIFASVPQAPPVAVFKLTADFRADSDPRKVNLGVGAYRTDDSQPWVLPVVKKVEQKIANDNTLNHEYLPILGLPEFRASASRIALGDDSPAIKEDRVGGVQSLGGTGALRIGAEFLRRWYNGTNNTTTPIYISAPSWENHNAVFIDAGFKDIRSYRYWDAANRGLDLKGFLEDLENAPEHSIFVLHACAHNPTGTDPNQEEWKQISEVMKRRFLFPFFDSAYQGFASGNLDKDAWSVRYFVSQGFELFCAQSFSKNFGLYNERVGNLTVVGKDSDNVERVLSQMEKIVRTTWSNPPSQGARIVATTLTTPELFGEWRDNVKTMAERVLLMRAELKSRLEALKTPGTWKHIVEQIGMFSFTGLNPKQVEYLIKEKHIYLMASGRINMCGLTTKNLDYVAQSIFEAVTKIQ; the protein is encoded by the exons CCTACCGGACCGATGACTCCCAGCCCTGGGTCCTGCCAGTTGTGAAAAAGGTGGAACAGAAGATTGCCAACGACAACACGTTAAACCATGAGTACCTGCCGATCCTCGGACTGCCCGAGTTTAGAGCCAGCGCTTCCAGGATTGCCCTCGGTGATGACAGTCCAGCCATTAAAGAGGATCGG gtAGGTGGTGTCCAGTCACTTGGTGGTACCGGGGCACTGCGCATTGGAGCAGAGTTCTTAAGACGCTGGTACAATGGAACCaataacactacaacccccatctacatttctgcTCCTTCCTGGG AGAACCACAACGCCGTATTTATTGACGCTGGCTTCAAAGACATCAGAAGTTACCGTTACTGGGATGCTGCTAATCGTGGGCTTGACCTTAAGGGATTCCTAGAAGACTTAGAG AATGCTCCAGAGCACTCCATCTTCGTTCTGCATGCCTGTGCTCACAATCCCACTGGAACAGACCCCAACCAAGAGGAGTGGAAGCAGATCTCTGAGGTCATGAAG aggCGCTTCCTCTTCCCATTCTTCGACTCTGCCTATCAAGGATTTGCTTCTGGAAATTTAGACAAGGACGCCTGGTCTGTACGATACTTTGTGTCTCAGGGATTTGAGCTTTTCTGTGCTCAGTCTTTCTCCAAGAATTTTGGCTTATACA ATGAAAGAGTTGGTAACTTGACTGTTGTGGGCAAAGACAGTGACAATGTAGAACGTGTCCTGTCTCAGATGGAAAAGATTGTACGTACAACCTGGTCAAACCCTCCTTCACAAGGCGCTCGCATTGTTGCAACCACCCTGACCACACCTGAACTTTTTGGTGaatg GAGGGACAATGTTAAGACTATGGCAGAGCGAGTCCTTCTAATGAGAGCAGAACTGAAATCCAGACTGGAGGCTCTTAAGACACCTGGAACATGGAAGCACATTGTGGAGCAGATAGGAATGTTCAGCTTTACTGGCCTCAATC CAAAGCAAGTCGAGTACCTCATCAAAGAGAAGCATATTTATCTGATGGCGAGTGGACGCATAAACATGTGCGGACTGACCACTAAGAACCTGGACTATGTTGCTCAGTCTATCTTTGAAGCCGTCACAAAGATCCagtaa